A part of Variovorax sp. HW608 genomic DNA contains:
- a CDS encoding class I adenylate-forming enzyme family protein — protein sequence MDMMFDTERLYGRRAERRWDRVCVGDITERMTWSRPDEVAFIGWEGAYSAPQFASLTWRQADQLANRVANMLREHGLQRGDRLMMACENSVEAYVTKLGAAKIGVVPAALNPAFAVDVVRYLVERLKPSFVIADASTRPEVVRALSDGGAPVNVTICIEGEVIPGSADFAEEVERHSGEEPVATVHGDDIWELLFTSGTTSMPKAVMLSHTYAYLASHGMALTFTRGVEIESRVCLVSFLPIIYHIGDQILSMPALVAGGKLVIGRRANAKAVADAVVKHGATAVWGGAPQSIKQISYALEALAPRDKTLSVMVYGWGAVEPEVLRRLEAWSRPGFQLAGIFGQTEAIACHRFWPSSQRELFEAAGSARNYVGVPSPLLASTIIGDAGSDLLSAGRSNEAGEAVYRSPVMMAGYYRDQDATARAFEGGWFHSGDSCLATEDGTRVMIDRYKDIIKSGGENVSSMRVEARLHAHPGVLKAAVVGLAHVHWDEAVTAFVVRAKPEVEEHELLDWARAGLAGFETPKKIVFVDALPETVGGKVMKHRLRAAWASLYRDAGSATGAPAL from the coding sequence ATGGACATGATGTTCGACACCGAGCGCCTGTACGGGCGCAGAGCTGAGCGGCGCTGGGACAGGGTCTGCGTAGGCGACATCACCGAGCGCATGACCTGGAGCCGGCCCGACGAAGTGGCTTTCATCGGGTGGGAGGGTGCCTATTCGGCTCCCCAGTTCGCCAGCTTGACATGGCGGCAGGCGGACCAGCTCGCAAACCGTGTGGCCAACATGCTTCGCGAGCACGGACTGCAGCGTGGCGACCGGCTCATGATGGCCTGCGAGAACTCGGTCGAGGCCTACGTCACCAAGCTCGGGGCCGCGAAAATCGGCGTTGTACCGGCTGCACTGAACCCTGCCTTTGCGGTGGACGTGGTGCGCTACCTGGTCGAGCGTTTGAAGCCGTCGTTCGTGATCGCGGACGCGAGCACGCGCCCTGAGGTGGTGCGCGCGCTCAGCGATGGCGGGGCGCCGGTCAACGTGACGATCTGCATCGAGGGAGAAGTGATACCGGGGAGCGCCGACTTTGCTGAGGAGGTCGAGCGACACAGCGGCGAGGAGCCCGTTGCGACGGTGCACGGTGATGACATCTGGGAGCTGTTGTTCACCTCTGGAACCACCTCGATGCCCAAGGCCGTGATGCTCTCGCATACCTATGCGTATCTCGCCTCGCACGGGATGGCATTGACCTTTACCCGGGGCGTGGAGATCGAATCCCGGGTTTGCCTAGTCTCATTCTTGCCCATCATCTACCACATTGGCGACCAGATCTTGTCGATGCCAGCCTTGGTAGCGGGCGGGAAACTGGTCATCGGGCGCAGGGCGAACGCAAAGGCGGTCGCCGATGCAGTCGTGAAGCATGGGGCGACTGCTGTCTGGGGCGGCGCGCCGCAGTCAATCAAGCAGATCAGCTACGCGTTGGAAGCGCTGGCCCCTCGGGATAAGACGCTGTCAGTGATGGTCTACGGCTGGGGGGCGGTGGAGCCCGAAGTCCTGCGTCGTCTGGAAGCTTGGAGTCGGCCTGGCTTTCAACTCGCAGGAATCTTCGGGCAGACGGAAGCTATTGCCTGCCATCGCTTCTGGCCATCGAGCCAGCGGGAACTGTTCGAAGCTGCCGGGAGTGCCAGGAACTATGTAGGAGTACCGAGCCCGTTGCTGGCATCGACGATCATCGGCGATGCAGGGAGCGACTTGTTGTCCGCTGGACGGTCGAATGAAGCCGGCGAAGCCGTGTATCGCTCGCCAGTGATGATGGCGGGCTACTACAGAGACCAGGACGCCACAGCACGTGCGTTTGAAGGAGGCTGGTTCCATTCGGGAGACAGTTGCCTGGCAACGGAAGACGGTACGCGGGTCATGATCGACCGCTACAAGGACATCATTAAGTCCGGCGGGGAGAATGTGTCCAGCATGCGCGTCGAAGCGCGCCTGCATGCGCATCCCGGCGTGCTCAAGGCGGCCGTCGTGGGGTTGGCGCACGTGCACTGGGATGAGGCGGTGACGGCATTCGTGGTGAGAGCGAAGCCCGAGGTCGAAGAGCATGAACTGCTCGACTGGGCGCGCGCCGGATTGGCTGGATTTGAGACGCCCAAGAAGATCGTTTTTGTGGATGCGTTGCCTGAGACTGTAGGCGGCAAGGTCATGAAGCATCGGCTGCGTGCCGCCTGGGCGAGCCTTTACCGAGATGCCGGCTCGGCGACCGGCGCGCCAGCCCTCTGA
- a CDS encoding acyl-CoA dehydrogenase family protein has protein sequence MSEGSLHIDRRPVSQVFAGLLDDELEVLAQADRFARAELYPLAQRMDDEEWWPADVFARIGANGYFGITAPEALGGTGLDLFTSGLVLQAFARWNHALALAWVAHENLCLHNILRNASDEQKARFVPGLTSGNLVGALGLTEPGAGSDALGSMRTTARREGDHYVLDGSKIFITNGPVADVLLVYAKTDRERGSQGISAFLVEKDMPGFGVAQKLMKMGFRGSQTGELVFNECRVPAANLVGEENGGVKVVMSGLDLERAMIAPLCLGIAERALDLSIEYARTRQQFGKPIASFQMIQDKIASMYVQVEAMRVFTYQTLRAVNALEGGEAGRGEIHKLTAASVMFAANGMHAVLDEALQVHGGTGYIWESEINRLYRTIKLLEIGAGTTEVRKIIISGELLRG, from the coding sequence ATGTCAGAGGGTAGCTTGCATATCGATCGGCGTCCTGTCTCCCAAGTGTTCGCCGGCCTGTTGGACGACGAGTTGGAGGTACTTGCGCAGGCTGACCGCTTTGCGCGTGCTGAGCTCTACCCGCTCGCGCAACGTATGGACGACGAGGAGTGGTGGCCTGCCGATGTCTTTGCGCGCATCGGCGCCAATGGCTATTTCGGCATCACGGCCCCCGAAGCGCTGGGGGGCACGGGACTGGATCTCTTTACCAGCGGCTTGGTGTTGCAGGCCTTCGCTCGCTGGAACCATGCGCTTGCACTGGCATGGGTTGCCCACGAGAACCTGTGTCTGCACAACATTCTGCGCAATGCCAGCGATGAGCAGAAGGCACGCTTTGTCCCAGGCTTGACCAGCGGCAATCTTGTGGGGGCACTCGGGTTGACCGAGCCCGGCGCGGGCTCCGATGCACTGGGTTCCATGCGTACCACGGCTCGGCGCGAGGGCGACCACTACGTGCTTGATGGCTCCAAGATCTTCATCACCAACGGCCCCGTGGCCGACGTGCTGCTAGTCTATGCCAAGACGGACCGCGAACGAGGCTCCCAGGGCATTTCCGCCTTTTTGGTGGAGAAAGACATGCCGGGGTTCGGCGTCGCGCAGAAGCTGATGAAGATGGGTTTCCGCGGCAGCCAGACGGGCGAGCTCGTGTTCAACGAATGTCGCGTGCCGGCTGCCAATCTGGTGGGGGAGGAGAACGGGGGCGTCAAGGTGGTGATGAGCGGCCTGGATCTGGAGCGCGCCATGATCGCACCGCTGTGCCTCGGGATCGCGGAGCGGGCGCTGGATCTGAGCATTGAATATGCGCGCACACGCCAGCAGTTCGGCAAGCCGATCGCCAGCTTCCAGATGATCCAGGACAAGATCGCCTCGATGTACGTGCAAGTGGAGGCCATGCGCGTCTTCACCTATCAGACGTTGCGTGCCGTCAATGCGCTGGAAGGCGGCGAGGCGGGGCGGGGCGAGATTCACAAGCTCACGGCCGCCTCGGTGATGTTCGCCGCCAACGGCATGCATGCCGTGCTGGACGAGGCGCTGCAGGTGCATGGCGGAACGGGCTACATCTGGGAGTCGGAGATCAACCGGCTCTATCGCACCATCAAACTTTTGGAAATCGGCGCCGGCACGACAGAGGTGCGCAAGATCATCATCAGCGGCGAACTGCTCAGGGGCTGA
- a CDS encoding AMP-binding protein produces MTQRNAAGADFVRRVNVGDLLTRSAARAPGQEAVIDGHRRYSYASFEAWCNQLANGLLARGYVPGDALALMSGNSAEFLATYFACAKIGVVCVPINLFWRNGELAYVLGHAGVRGAVVTAELVEQFITGLKPEQVLRDVFVIGDSAAPQALPEGLVRISYTELFVGQPSVVPMVDVPDRAPLSYLYTSGTTSAPKGVVGNHLAIYLESLGTAIDTGLSWRDRALAMMPMFHTAQLNAICTPVIAAGGTILVMKSFEAERLLDLIEQEKLTVLFGLPMMYRAMVEAQRARARSVGSLRLAVYAMAPMPDHELRAAIDTFGCGFSLMFGQTEMSPVATFFRPEHQLSHPGAVGTPATNVQVGIMDEAGQLLPQGEAGEIVYRSPQALSGYLRDQDATDTVFRHGWFHSGDAGYFDADGVLWFRDRFKDVIKSGGENIASIEVEKALYACDPDIAEVVVVGLPHERWTEAVTAVVLPRPGKSIDEAALMERLREHLSPFKCPKSFIMVDAMPKTATGKIQKAVLRRTYANHYASEAPSSS; encoded by the coding sequence ATGACACAACGCAATGCCGCCGGAGCGGACTTCGTCCGGCGCGTCAATGTTGGTGACCTGCTGACGCGCAGCGCGGCGAGGGCGCCGGGACAGGAAGCTGTCATCGACGGCCATCGGCGCTACAGCTACGCGTCCTTCGAAGCATGGTGCAACCAGCTTGCAAATGGGCTGCTCGCTCGCGGCTACGTCCCTGGCGATGCACTGGCGCTCATGTCGGGCAACAGTGCAGAATTTCTGGCAACTTACTTTGCGTGCGCCAAGATCGGCGTCGTGTGCGTGCCGATCAACCTCTTCTGGCGAAATGGTGAATTGGCCTACGTGCTCGGGCATGCCGGCGTGAGAGGAGCTGTCGTCACGGCGGAATTGGTTGAACAGTTCATTACGGGGCTGAAGCCGGAGCAAGTGCTGCGTGACGTGTTCGTGATTGGAGATTCCGCAGCGCCCCAAGCTTTGCCCGAGGGCCTGGTGCGCATCTCCTATACAGAACTGTTCGTCGGGCAACCGTCCGTGGTGCCCATGGTCGATGTACCGGATCGCGCACCGCTGTCCTATCTGTACACCAGTGGGACGACGTCAGCGCCCAAGGGCGTGGTGGGGAATCACTTGGCGATCTATCTCGAGTCCCTGGGAACGGCCATTGACACGGGATTGAGCTGGCGTGATCGGGCGTTGGCCATGATGCCGATGTTCCACACCGCACAGCTCAATGCGATCTGCACGCCGGTCATCGCCGCAGGGGGCACCATCCTGGTGATGAAGAGCTTCGAAGCGGAACGGCTATTGGATCTGATCGAGCAGGAAAAGCTCACCGTGCTGTTTGGACTTCCCATGATGTATCGCGCCATGGTGGAAGCGCAGCGCGCCCGCGCGCGCAGTGTGGGTAGTCTGAGGCTTGCGGTCTATGCGATGGCGCCCATGCCCGACCATGAACTTCGCGCGGCTATCGACACCTTCGGTTGCGGTTTCTCACTCATGTTCGGGCAGACCGAAATGAGCCCGGTCGCCACTTTCTTCCGGCCGGAGCACCAGCTCAGTCATCCGGGCGCGGTGGGTACGCCGGCCACCAATGTGCAGGTCGGCATCATGGACGAGGCGGGGCAGCTCCTGCCACAGGGCGAGGCGGGCGAGATCGTCTACCGAAGCCCGCAGGCACTCTCCGGCTACCTGCGCGACCAGGATGCGACCGACACGGTGTTCCGCCACGGCTGGTTCCATTCGGGTGACGCTGGCTACTTCGACGCCGATGGCGTGCTCTGGTTCAGAGACCGTTTCAAGGACGTGATCAAGAGCGGGGGAGAGAACATCGCCTCGATCGAGGTTGAGAAGGCCTTGTATGCGTGCGATCCGGATATCGCGGAGGTGGTGGTGGTCGGATTGCCCCACGAGCGCTGGACGGAAGCCGTGACCGCGGTCGTGCTACCACGTCCAGGCAAGAGCATCGACGAAGCTGCGTTGATGGAGCGGCTGCGCGAACACTTGAGTCCTTTCAAATGCCCGAAGTCTTTCATCATGGTGGACGCCATGCCCAAGACGGCCACCGGGAAGATCCAGAAGGCGGTGCTGAGAAGGACCTACGCCAATCACTATGCATCCGAGGCGCCGTCCTCGTCCTAG
- a CDS encoding 3-keto-5-aminohexanoate cleavage protein, translated as MSSQKVIITCAVTGSIHTPSMSPYLPVTAEEIAQAAIGAAEAGAAIVHLHARNPQDGRPDQSPEAFEPFLREIKRRSDVVVNLTTGGSPFMSVQERVLPAAVWKPEVASLNMGSMNFGLFPMLKRFQTFKHDWEPQMLENSRDLVFRNSYKDIEYALRTLNETGARYEFECYDTSHLYNLHYFWKEGLVKAPLFIQTVFGLLGGIGAHPEDVAHMKRTADRLFGDNYRWSILGAGRSQMPLVATAAAQGGHVRVGLEDSLWGGKGRLAESNAQQVRQARAIVEGLGLEVATPDEAREILQLKGRAKVAF; from the coding sequence ATGTCTTCCCAAAAAGTCATCATTACGTGCGCGGTCACGGGTTCGATCCACACGCCGTCGATGTCGCCCTATCTGCCGGTGACGGCTGAAGAGATCGCGCAGGCAGCCATCGGCGCCGCAGAGGCGGGAGCGGCCATCGTGCACTTGCATGCTCGCAACCCCCAGGACGGTCGGCCCGACCAATCGCCCGAGGCCTTCGAGCCGTTCCTGCGTGAAATCAAGCGGCGTAGTGACGTGGTCGTGAATCTGACCACCGGCGGGTCTCCGTTCATGAGCGTGCAGGAGCGGGTGCTTCCGGCCGCCGTATGGAAGCCCGAGGTGGCCAGCCTGAACATGGGGTCCATGAACTTCGGCTTGTTCCCCATGCTCAAGCGCTTCCAGACTTTCAAGCATGACTGGGAGCCTCAGATGCTGGAGAACTCGCGCGACCTGGTATTTCGCAATTCCTATAAGGATATCGAGTATGCATTGCGTACCCTCAACGAGACCGGTGCGCGCTACGAGTTCGAGTGCTACGACACCAGCCATCTCTACAACCTGCATTACTTCTGGAAGGAAGGGCTGGTGAAGGCTCCGCTGTTCATTCAGACCGTGTTCGGTCTGTTGGGTGGAATCGGAGCCCACCCAGAGGACGTGGCGCACATGAAGCGCACGGCCGACCGGCTGTTCGGCGACAACTACCGCTGGTCCATCCTTGGCGCGGGGCGCAGCCAGATGCCGCTTGTGGCGACGGCGGCTGCGCAGGGCGGCCACGTGCGGGTGGGCTTGGAGGACTCGCTGTGGGGCGGCAAGGGTCGTCTGGCCGAATCGAACGCGCAGCAGGTGCGTCAGGCGCGCGCGATTGTCGAAGGGCTGGGGCTCGAGGTAGCAACGCCGGACGAGGCACGCGAGATCCTCCAACTGAAGGGGCGCGCCAAGGTCGCGTTCTGA
- a CDS encoding SDR family oxidoreductase, with translation MDAQHTGEEAMQALWDEPTVYAPGLFAGQAVLVSGGGTGIGRAIALLLARLGARVFICGRTVEKLEAVERFAQARGAHVRAKVANVRDPEQVAALFAWLAQEAGVLTAVINNAGGQFPQAAIDFAAKGWNAVIDTNLNGTWHMMQAAARHWRDAGQPGVLVNVVAVVDPGIPGIAHSMAARAGVVGVTRTVAVEWAPLGIRVNCIAPGLTASEGLEVYPQEARRQFHRANPMRRTGTLREIAESAVFLASPASSFMTGEVVTVDGGGRLWGDLWTIERPAYFADEAGASKD, from the coding sequence GTGGATGCGCAACACACTGGCGAAGAAGCTATGCAGGCCCTGTGGGATGAGCCCACGGTCTACGCACCGGGATTGTTTGCGGGTCAGGCGGTGTTGGTTTCAGGAGGCGGCACGGGCATCGGGCGCGCCATTGCGCTGCTCCTGGCTCGGCTGGGTGCGCGGGTCTTCATCTGCGGGCGCACTGTGGAGAAACTCGAGGCGGTGGAGCGCTTCGCCCAAGCCCGGGGCGCGCACGTGCGGGCAAAGGTGGCCAACGTCCGCGATCCCGAGCAAGTGGCTGCGCTGTTTGCCTGGCTGGCGCAGGAGGCGGGCGTGCTCACGGCTGTCATCAACAACGCGGGCGGGCAGTTTCCCCAGGCGGCCATCGACTTCGCAGCCAAGGGCTGGAATGCCGTCATCGATACCAACCTCAATGGCACCTGGCACATGATGCAGGCGGCCGCGCGTCATTGGAGGGATGCAGGCCAACCCGGGGTGTTGGTGAACGTGGTGGCCGTCGTGGACCCCGGCATCCCAGGCATCGCCCACTCCATGGCGGCGCGCGCTGGTGTCGTCGGCGTCACGCGCACCGTGGCGGTGGAGTGGGCTCCATTGGGCATTCGCGTGAACTGCATCGCGCCGGGGCTCACTGCCAGTGAAGGTCTCGAGGTCTACCCGCAGGAGGCGCGACGCCAGTTCCATCGCGCAAATCCGATGCGTCGCACCGGGACGCTGCGCGAGATCGCGGAGTCCGCGGTCTTTCTGGCGAGTCCGGCTTCGAGCTTTATGACCGGAGAAGTCGTAACGGTGGATGGCGGTGGTCGACTCTGGGGTGACCTTTGGACGATCGAGCGGCCTGCCTATTTCGCCGACGAAGCGGGCGCTTCCAAAGATTGA
- the ltrA gene encoding group II intron reverse transcriptase/maturase has translation MSNRGGKSDRCVVPQKLPNKAAGEIPAAAEAVEGRRRAKGNAIAARMSRRSVRVYDMGTALDGIRQTAKGRRGARFTGLLHHIYAVERLRAAYLALKRDAAAGVDGQTWQSYGQDLEGNLLELSERLARGGYRPQPVKRVYIDKADGSKRPLGVPALEDKLVQRATVEVLNAIYEQDFLGFSYGFRPRRSAHNALDAVAVGVSARKVNWILDADISKFFDTIERDWLVKFIEHRVADARVVRLIKKWLHAGVLEDGRLMQSELGTVQGGSVSPLLANIYLHYAFDLWVKQWRGRYARGDVIVVRYADDWVAGFQFRDDAERFQRAVAERLGQFGLKLHPEKTRLIEFGRFAQENRRRKGQGKPQTFDFLGFTHCCGKTRKGHFMVLRLTSAKRLRAKLQAVKIELRRRMHHPIPEQGQYLQAVVVGHGRYFGVPDNGARLRTFRFQVARLWHRTLCRRSQSRGLTWRRMYRLIAHWLPDPHICHPYPNQRLIVMTQGRSRMR, from the coding sequence ATGAGCAACAGAGGCGGGAAGTCGGATCGCTGCGTAGTACCGCAGAAGCTGCCGAACAAGGCCGCGGGTGAAATCCCTGCGGCGGCGGAGGCGGTGGAGGGAAGGCGGCGAGCCAAGGGAAATGCCATCGCGGCGCGCATGTCCCGCAGATCGGTGCGGGTCTATGACATGGGAACTGCGCTCGATGGCATACGACAGACGGCAAAGGGCCGTCGTGGTGCGAGGTTCACGGGACTGCTGCACCACATCTACGCGGTCGAACGCCTGCGGGCGGCCTACCTCGCGCTCAAGCGCGATGCGGCCGCCGGGGTGGACGGCCAGACCTGGCAGTCGTACGGGCAGGACCTGGAGGGCAACCTCCTGGAGCTGTCCGAGCGGTTGGCCCGAGGGGGCTACCGGCCCCAGCCTGTGAAGAGGGTGTACATCGACAAGGCCGACGGCAGCAAGCGCCCCCTGGGCGTGCCGGCGCTGGAGGACAAACTCGTCCAGCGCGCCACGGTCGAGGTGTTGAACGCCATCTACGAGCAGGACTTCCTCGGGTTCAGCTACGGCTTCAGGCCCAGGCGCAGCGCGCACAACGCGCTGGACGCCGTGGCGGTGGGTGTGAGCGCAAGGAAGGTGAACTGGATACTCGATGCGGACATCAGCAAGTTCTTCGACACGATCGAGAGGGACTGGCTGGTGAAGTTCATCGAACATCGCGTGGCTGACGCGCGCGTGGTGCGGCTGATCAAGAAATGGCTGCACGCGGGCGTGCTGGAGGACGGCAGGCTCATGCAAAGTGAATTGGGTACGGTGCAAGGCGGCAGCGTCAGTCCGCTGCTGGCCAACATCTACCTGCACTATGCGTTCGACCTGTGGGTGAAGCAGTGGAGGGGGCGCTACGCCCGAGGCGACGTGATCGTCGTGCGCTATGCCGACGATTGGGTGGCCGGGTTCCAGTTCCGTGACGACGCCGAGCGCTTCCAGCGCGCGGTGGCCGAGCGGCTGGGCCAGTTCGGGCTGAAGCTGCACCCCGAGAAGACGCGGCTGATCGAGTTCGGGCGCTTCGCCCAGGAGAACCGACGCCGCAAGGGACAAGGCAAACCGCAGACCTTCGACTTCCTGGGCTTCACGCATTGCTGCGGGAAGACGAGGAAGGGTCACTTCATGGTCTTGCGGCTGACCAGTGCCAAACGCCTGCGAGCCAAACTGCAGGCGGTCAAGATCGAACTCAGACGGCGCATGCACCACCCGATCCCCGAGCAGGGCCAGTACCTGCAGGCGGTGGTGGTTGGGCATGGCCGGTACTTTGGCGTGCCTGACAACGGCGCGCGGCTGAGGACATTCCGCTTCCAGGTCGCTAGGCTGTGGCATCGCACGCTGTGCCGCCGCAGTCAGAGCCGTGGCCTGACCTGGCGTCGAATGTATCGATTGATCGCGCATTGGCTTCCTGATCCCCACATCTGCCACCCTTACCCGAACCAGCGTCTGATCGTCATGACCCAAGGCAGGAGCCGTATGCGGTAG